The genomic window CAGGAAGGGGCTGAGGGGCGGGCGGAGGGGAAATGTGGGCGGGGCTCAGGCACCAGAGGGGCGGGGCTGACTCCATGCCACGCCCCCCAGGTGGTGGAACTGACCTTCGGGAAGTTCGACGTGGAGGACGACACCTACTGTCGTTATGACTACGTGGCCGTTTTCCACGGGGGGGCCACCGACGACTCCCGGCGCGTCGGCAAGTTCTGCGGGGACCGCGCCCCCGGGTGAGCCCCCGCCCCGGCGCCCCCCCACAGgggcccattccccaccccctcccgagCCAGCCGGGCCCCACCCTGGGGCCGGCGCCCGGCGCAGGAGGGATTTCTGACCCGTCTCCCCCGCAGCCCCATCTACTCGGAGGGGAACGAGCTCCTGGTCCAGTTCGTCTCGGATCTCAGCGTCACGGCCGACGGCTTCGCCGCCTCCTACACCGTCAAGAGTCCCGCCGAGGCGGCCGACAAGGCCCCGAAACCCGCCCCCGGGATCTTCCCCGGCTCCAAACCGGGCCAGGCCGGCACCAAGCCCGCCCCGAAACCGAAACCCGAGCCCAAACCCACCACCCGGGCCCCGCCCGAGGCCGAGCCGCCCAGCGCCCAGACGCCGGGTAAGATGGGCCCGTGCGAACCCGGGCCATGCACAGcccagccggtgcccctcactcccgacccgcagccccctgccagcccagccccgccccccagctccaccggggcccctcactcccgacccgcagcccctgccagcccagccccgcccccccagctccaccggggcccctcactcccgacccgcagcccccctgccagcccagccccgcccccccagctccacggggcccctcactcccgacccgcagcccctgctagccctgggctccccccagcccagccggcgcccctcactcccaaccacAGCCCTctcctagcccagccctgccccccccagccccgccggcgcccctcactcccaacccacagccccctgccagcccagccctgcccccccccatctctgccagtgcccctcactgccgacccacagccccctgccaacccagcccccccatctctgccggtgcccctcactcccaacccgcagcccctgctagcccagccggtgcccctcactcccgacccgcagcccccccccatgGTAATTCTAGGCTGTGTTGGGGCAGGTTTGGGCAGGGGGGTCCCTGGGCTGTGTGatttgtgggagggggtgtgggtcgGGGGAAGCTGCCCCCCCAGGCTGAGCACTAACCCCCTCATCTCCCTCCAGCCAAGCTTCAGTGCCCCCAGAAATGCCGCCGGTCGGGAAGTCTCCAGGGCCACTTCTGTGCCAATGACTTCGGTAAGGGACCCGGGAGtccggggagggaggaggggggggctCCCCTGACTCTGGGCCAAGCACCCCAAAAAACTCACACCTGGCCCCCGTGCCCTGTCTCACAGTTATCACCGGCACCGTGAAAACCGCCGTGCGAGGGGCCGGCAACCGGGTCACAGCCACCATCTCGCTCCTCAACACGTACAAGGCCGGAGCCCTGAGCCTGCCCAGGCCGAGAAAGGGGCCACCCTGCGCCTGGAGGTCCCCTGCCGCCAGTGCCCCGCCCTCAAGAAAGGTGAGCgagccccgccccagaggtggccgcatctcggcgccgggcgaggggtccccgagTCCCcggccgccccaccccagaggtgggcgcGTCTCCCACCTCTCCTGATTCTCTcggtctctccccctcccccctcaggttCCAGCTACATCTTCATGGGCCGGTGGACGGCGAGGGGCTCGGTAAATGCTCCCCGAAAGCTTCGTGGTCCCGTATCGCCCGCAGCAGCACCAGGTCCTCACCACGCTCAGCAAGCGGCCGTGTGGGGGGGGGCCCAAGAGGAACGCTTGAGCCCGgaggggctggggtttggggtgtcGGGTCTGACCTGAGGGGGAcgtgtctctccccccccccgccacccggTCCAGCTCCTGAGGCCGGCTCCGTGTATCCAAATAAAGGAGCAAACCGGCCGTTCCGCCTGCAGTGTGGTACCCTGGGGTCACGCCCCCCCTTCGCACGGCAGAATCTCCGTGCGAATCGCACAAGCACGGGTCACTATGGAGCAGCTCCCACGGGCCAGGGCAGAGATCCAGCCCTGGCAccgcccccccacctccctgctctaacccaccagcctccactgccctcccagggcctggagagaacccaggtgtcctggctctcagcccccctgctctaacccaccacccctcactcccctcctggagcctggagagaacccagctgtcctggctctcagcccccctgctctaacccaccacccctcactcccctcctggagcctggaaagaactcaggtgtcctggctcccagcccctctgtggCTCCCGCttggttcgggggggggggggggggagctggttcCATGCGCCCCCTGGTGGCCGTCCCAGGGTTTGGCCCGGACTCGGCTCCAGGGGGCCTGGCCCCCTCTGTCCAGCTCTCAGTAGGTTGGcggctggggggcaggcggggaTAATGCACTTGTGGGGGACGGGGCTGGATGGTGGAGGAGCAAGTGGGGGGGGGTGAAAATGGGCCTGGCCGAGGATGGATTCGCTCCGGATTCGTTCTAATTTCCGTTTCATGCGGGGTTGGCTCGGATCCGGAGTCACTTCAGAGCAGAACTCCCTTTCCACTCCCCCTGCGTTCCGGTCTGCTCGGGGTTTGCTCCAGAGTCACTCTGGATTCACTCCGCTCACTGGGAAAGCAGGGGCATGGTCGAGTCAGGGCTCAGGGCCAGGAcagctttggggggggggcacatccTCTGTGTGACACAGACACCTCCCCTGCCTGAGGACCCCGGGGTGGGGAACCCCGGGCTCTtgtctcccagccccccatgtgTACAGCCCCCACAACCcatgtccctccccccacaccagccccgCTGAGCTTCCCGGCCGGCACTTCACCCCCCTCCCtgggccccagccctgacccagaGGGACCCTGGGGGGAGGCTGGGCCCCGGCTGGCGCTGGGCCAGTGAGCACGGGCCGTGGGACAGGTGTCTGTGCTGCCCGGTGCTGGAACAACCCCCCCGCGCCCCCAGAGCCATAAATAACCCAAGGGCTGGGCTGgccggggctgcgggtcgggagtgaggggcaccggcagggctgggggcccagggctgggctagcaggggcagcaggtgagggggcactggcagggccggggggctgcgggtcgggagtgggggcagaggCCGCAGGGACAGGGATGTGACCCTGGCTGACCCCCAGGGGCGGGTGCCATGGGGGGCCCAgcagatgtgtgtgggggggtcatgGCTGCACCCAGGTgttccatgccccctcccccgcccagccagGCCCAGTGTCTGCCCCCCACGCTGGCCCAGTAGCCAAAGGGGGACCTGCAGGAGCCCAGGGGGAAGTGAGCCGGGGGGGGTCACGTTTCCTCCCCATCTGACCCTTCTGCTCACAGGGGATCAGTCACCCCCCCCAGGTCTGTCCCCACCGTGGTACAGGGGGCCCTGATCTGTATGGGGGGGCCCGTACCTATGGGGcgccccagggtggggggaagcGTCCCCTTTAAGGCTGGGccggtgggggtgtgtgtgtggaatgtcTGCATCagctggcaggggatgggggcgggggcttgGGAGGCTCGAGCTCCGCGGAGGGGCGGGGTTAGAACGTTGAAGACCCACCgcggggggttggggtcctgatcagctggtgggaggggagggagcctgGAGGCCCCCCCTCCGGCTTCTaacccagggagggaggggggcagcacatggaggaGGGAGGCCCCCTGCAGGATCCTGCCCCCCATATCCCCTGCCTCTCAGCCCCCCCATCCTGCAGGATCCTGCCCCCCATATTCCCTGCCTCTCAGCCCCCCCCATCCCGCAGGATCCTGCCCCCCATATCCCCTGCCTCTGAGCCCCCCGTAGGACCTGCCCCCCATATCCCCTGCCTCTCAGCGCCCCCCCATCCCACAGGAACCTGCCCCCCATATCCCCTGCCTCTCAGCCCCCCCCATCCCGCAGGAACCTGCCCCCGTATCCCCtgcctctcagcccccctgccccaccagatCCCAGGCCAAGGCGGGGGACAGACGgacgccaccccccccccacgccagCCTGGATCCAGGGCGAAGGCCTggcaggccgggggcgggggggcctccCGCTGGATCCCTTCTCCTGCCCACCGGGGAGCTGctgcctgggggcagggccaAGATCCCCGGGCCTGCTTCACCGTCTGGGTCCCCCCGCTGCACCTTCCCGAGCTGGGCATGACCCGGGGCgagagggggcagctggggggccgccccccggccccaccttCCTCCTCACCCTCGGGGTGATGCTGATTCTGCTGGAGGCCCTGGTGGGCATGGACTGGGGGGGGCAGTGGATACCCCGGATCGGACCCCgggggtcctgcccccccccccagaccacGCCGTCGGCTTCTCCTCTGACGCTTTATTATTCCCAATTCTAGCGTGTGCGTCTGTCAATCATGGTCCATGATCGGGGGGAACTTGGGGGCCCCGTTGGCGGGGGCGGGGCGCGGGCGGGATCCGGGGCTAGCTgcaggcggggggctgcggggccggGCCGAGCGCCGGATGAGCTCCAGGGCCTCCCACAGGAAGTCCTTctggcaggggggcaggggcagggcccccACGGCCTCCTTGACCTTGGCCAGCCGCCCAGCCAGCGTggggcagccctggagctggctcAGGTACTGCTCGCAGGCCTGGGCCCCCGGGCTCTCCAGCGGGGGGGCGCCCGGCTGGGGGGCAGCTCGCGGTACACCGGCCCCCCCTCGATGTCGTGGCTGGACAGCAGGTAGAGACACTCGCGGGTGGAGCACAGGCTGCTGGCGCAGAGCGGGACCTGCCGGGGAGCCGGAGAGAGGGGGGaatgcggctggctctggggcggaGCGGCTGGTGACATGGGGACCCCTCGCctggcgctgagatgcggccacctctggggtggggcggctgttggtgccaggctctgctccccccacccccgatgcagctgactctggggtggggcggctgttggtgccaggctctgccccccccccagatgcGGCTgactctggggcggggcagctgttggtgccaggctctgcccccccccatgcAGCTGACTCTGGGTGGGGCGGCTGTTGGTGCCaggctctgcccctccatgcagcTGACTCTGGGGGGGTGTGGCTGTTAGTGCCAggctctgctccccccacccccgatgcgGCTgactctggggcggggcggctgttAGTGCCAGGCTCTGCTCCCCCCCGATGCAGCTGactctggggcagggcggctgTTGGTGCCAGGCTCTGCTACCCCCCCGATGCGGCTGACTCTGGGGCGGGGTGGCTGTTGgtgccaggccctgctcccccccccgatgcagctgactctggggcagggcggctgttggtgccaggccctgctccccccccccgatgcagctgactctggggtggggcggctgttggtgccaggccctgctcccccccagatGCGGCTgactctggggcggggcggctgttggtgccaggccctgctcccccccaaGATGCGGCTGACTCCGGGGTGGGGCGGCTCCCCCCGGCCCCTCTCACCTTGACCTGCAGCTTGACGAAGGTGGCGCTGCCCTTGTGCCAGCCGGGCagccgccccccggccccgcagCCGCAGCCCAGCACGGCCTGGCCCAGCTCCCggctctgcagcagggccagcGAGTGGTTTCAGGCCGCACCAGATGTCCAGGGGGCACTTGAGCTCATGAACCtgcccggggggtggggagaagatgcCAAGTCATGGGAGGGCCccgagctgggggaggggagttgtcgGAGGTTTGGGGGTGTCTGGGGAGGACGTTGGGGGGGTGTTGGAGGTGCCTGGGAATGGGGGCTGCCTGAGAGCCCCTAGatgcagtggggggctgggggggcctggAGGGCGGCTACGGTGGGCCAGGGATGCTGGGGGGGCCCAGAGGGGCTGTGGGGTTtatggggtgctgggggaggtccAGAGGGACTGTGGGGGTtatggggtgctgggggaggttcaGAGGGGCTATGGGGGCCGGGAGGGCTTTGGGGGGCCCAGAGGAGCTATGGGGGGGAGAGTGGTGGCCCAGAGGGGCTATGTGGGACTGTAGGGGGCCTGGAGCAGCTATAGGGGCCAAGGGGCCCAGAGGGGCTatggggtgctgtggggctgtggggggcctgTGGGAGctcaggggggctgtgggggtgctgggggcccAGGTGGGCTACGGagggctggggggctctgggggcctatggggggcctggggagagttcgggggggggtgtggagcaccagggggctcgggggggctgtggggtgctgggggtcTTTGGGTGGCTGGGGGGGCCCGGGGGAGCTcagggggggctgtggggtgccAGGGAGTTCGGGGGGCTATATTGGTCTGGGGTGCTccgggggggctgtggggtgctgggggtcCCCGGGGGGGCTCTCACCAGCGTGGGCTCCCCGCGGTCAATCTTGTCCCCGGTGCCCAGCTGCCCGAAGCGGTTGCTCCCCTGCATGAAGAGCCGCCCGAACTCGTCCAGCAGCCCCAGGTGGTTGTAGCCGAGGGCGCAGGACAggacctggggggcagggcagggtcagAGGGGGCGCCTGGGGCAAGGGGACAATcctggggggggtgtcacaccCCTGTTGACGCTGCCCCCCCTCAAACAAGGCTCCGggacccatcccccacccccgggacCTTCCCCCCAGCGCCACCCCCGCTCACCTGCAAATcagggccctgggccccccaatccccacagcacccccagccctgccccagcgccccccagccccccaatccCCACCGCTGACCTTGGCGGGCAGGGCGAGGGCCAGCGGCATCTGCAGATCCAGGGGGTCGAAGGCGTGAAGGGTCCCGAAGAGGTCGCGATAGACGCCCGGCGTGTGGACCTCGAAATACACGGCCCCCTTGTCTGAGAGAGGGGGTCGCAGCGGGTGGGGGGGTCAGACCGGAGAGATGCCCCCCAGGCAGGATcaaagcagggggctgcgggtcaggctGAGGGACACTCAGGGGGCTGCGAGATGGGGGTTGCTGCCCAGGGGGCTATGGGTTGGGCTGTGGGGCGCGGGGACCCCCGTACCGGTGAGGAAGGTGGCACTGCTCTGGTTGGAGGTCATGGCCCGCACGGCGAGgcggggctgcgggtggggatgaggggtccgCGGGGGGCTATGGGTTGGGCTGTGGGGCACGCTGTGGGGCACGGGGACCCCCGTACCGGTGAGGAAGGCGGCACTGCTCTGGTTGGAGGTCATGGCCCGCACGGCGAGGCTGGGCTgcggatggggatgaggggtccgtgggggggctgtgggtcgggctGAGGGGCGCACTGTGGGGCGCGGGGACCCCGTACCGGTGAGGAAGGTGGCGCTGCTCTGGTTGGAGGTCATGGCCCGCACGGTGAGgcggggctgcgggtggggatgaggggtccgtgtgggggctgtgggtcgggctGTGGGGCGCGCTGTGGGGCGCGGGGACCCCGTACCGGTGAGGAAGGCGGCGCTGCTCTGGTTGGAGGTCATGGCCCGCACGGCGAGGTGGGGCAGGCACCGGGACACCTTGCGCAGGGCGAGCTGCACCGTGTAGGACCGGGGCTGGTCCAGCTGCGTCTCGTTCACCAGAAGGCTGTAAATCTTCCCCTCCTCTGCCGAGAGACGGGCCCCGAACCGGCGGGGGGCAGGGGTCAAGGCGGGCGCCGTGGGGATCcgggccccacagctcccccctctcctgccccgcGCTAGCCCTTGGCTACGGGGTGCCCCCTTGGGACGAGTGGGGTTTCCATTCCCACCGCCGCCATATTGGTGCAGCacgcagggaaactgaggcacgcccAGGCTTGGCCTAGGACAGTAAGACTCACGTGCCACAGAAGCAGAGGAATAAACCCCGCCCCCCCTCGCCCGCCGGGCACCTGTCAGGAGCAGCAGGGCCGCTCCGTCTCCTGCCCCACCAGCACCAGCTGCCGGAAGCGCATGGCGGCGTGGAACGTCATCTTGAAGACCCGCTGCCCGCTGGACTGGAGATACACCTCCACGCAGTCGCACGCCCGCCCGGCGCCCGGCGCCGCCTCCCGCGCCGCCAGCACGTACACGTACTTCCGGTACCCCGCGTCGCTCCGCGGGTCCGTGGTGAACTGCGGGGGGGGAAGGGACggtgctgctgtggggcagggaatggggtgcGGGGCCTGTCCCCGCTAGGGGGCgccggccccagggtggggactggctggctcagcgGGCCGGGGAATGGGGTGTGGGGCcctccggccccagggcggggaccgCCTGGCTCAGGGGGCGGGGCATGGAGAaccatcccaccgctgccaccagcagGGCTCACGTCCTTGGCGCTCCGGCACAGCACCACGTAGCGGCAGGCCCGTTTCCACTGGAGGTGGCCCGGGGCCGAGGAGACCAGGGCGTTGCGGAGGAAGAAGAGGGTCCCGCCGTGGTCCAGGACGAAGACGTGCTCCTTGGTGGGCAGGAACTTGCGGTAGCCGTGGGCCAGCAGCGGGGCCACCGACTTGCTCAGGTAGCGCCGGCGCCCCCCGAAGGTCTGGAAGTACAGGCCCTTGGTGTCTGGGGGGGCGGGCacacaatccggggggtggggtcAGAGGGGGGGGTGCAGACACTGCATAAGCCCCGCCCCTCCCTTCTGCAAGCCCCGCCCCTTGTGTGAAGCACCACCCCCTCGTGCGAGCCCCAACCCTTTGTGCGAGCCCCGCCCTCCCTCGTGAGAGTCTCGCTCCTTCCTCGTGCGAGCCCCCCTCCCTCATCTAAGTCCCACCTTCCCTCGTGCGAGCCCTGCCCCGTCCCCATGTTAGCCCCACTCCTCCCTCATGGaaagcagcccccctcccctgtgcaagccccgcccctccctcgtgcgagccccgccccccggcgCCCGGTACTGACAGTTGAGGATGGCGGCTCTCTTCCAGGGGCGGGCGCCAGCCGTGCCCTCCTGGCGCAGCCGCGGGCAGAGCCGGCGGCAGACCCGGCGCCAGACGCCCTCGCTGTCGCACGCCTGGCGCAGGTACCGGCACGTCTGGCCCAGGGCCACCGCGTCCCGCACCGGCAGGAAGGAGACGATGTGATCCAGCTGGGGGGcgagaggagggggcaggacctCCAGCGTGACCCCTGGGTGTGGGGCCCTCTGGGTTCTATGGACCCAGCCCCCTGGGTGTGGGGCCCTCTGGGTTCTATGGACCCAGCCCCCCGGTTGTGGGGCCCTCTGGGCTTAACGGACCCAGCCCCCCGGGTGTGGGGCCCCCTGGGCTCGACGGACCCAGCCCCCCGGGTGTGGGGCCCCCTGGGCTCGACGGACCCAGCCCCCCGGGTGTGGGGCCCCCTGGGCTCTACGGACCCAGCCCTCCGGGTGTGGGGCCCCCTGGGCTCTACGGACCCAGCCCTCCGGGTGTGGGGCCCTGTGGGCTCTACAGATCCAGCCCCCTGGGTGTGGGGCCCTCTGGGCTCGACAGCCCCACAGCTCGAGCCCCTCAGCCCACCCTGTGCTGACTCACCAGCTCCGGGGGGAGGCGCTGGATGGGGGCTGAGCCCCCCGGGTCCGTCCTGCCCTCAGCGGCCCACACCCCCTGGCTGCAGCGCGGGCGCTTGGcctgtggggggaagggcagggagggggtgggtgcGGGATgggccctgtgccccccacaggtgctgagcatttgcccCATGGCCACCCACCTGCCCCATATGCCTCCAGCCACCTGCCCCACGGCATCACGCTGGGCCGCCTGCCTGCCCCCACAGGATCCCCTCCCTgtgtcccctcctgccccacagcaccccctgtgccccctgcttccccacagcatcccccctgccccacgcCTGCCCCACAGTTCCACaccacccccagctctctccctatGACCCCCGAAGGGCGACTCACTGCCCCCCATGGTGCTTCttagggggctgggctggggcagcaggcgAAGAAGGGGCCCAGGGGTGGCTGGCACAGCTggtggggcaggctctgggccCTCCCgcagtggggcagcagggggcacctcccctgccccacggcgtgccccctgctgggccccccgcccccccaccccatggcaccctcctgctgagccccctgccccacagtgccccTTGCTgagtcccctgccccacagtgccccctggtgagccccccaccccaccccctgccccagggagccccccgctgagctccctgccccacagtgccccctgctgagtcctctgccccacagcgccccctgctgagccctctgagcccccacccagtcccctgccccacagcacccccctgctgagccctctgccccgcagagccccctgctgagccctgacccacggcgccccctgccgagccctctgccccaccccctgccccgcagagcgccctcctgagccctgccccatggcgccccctgccgagccctcTGCCCTACCCCCTGCCACGCAGAGCtccctgctgagccctgccccacggTGCCCCCCCAGGGCCGCTCACCCCCACGGCTTCGTCGCCCCCCGAGAGCCGGGAGCCGCGTTGGAGCCGCCGGCACTGCAGCCGCCTGGCGGAGCGTCGGTCGCCCATCCCTGCCCGCGCCCCCGGTGCCCGGCTCCGGCCACTGGGCAAACGCTGCAGCGACCCACAGcgctgcccccagcctggccaggggggccccggcccggcccgcctgTCTCCCCGGGACATGGCTCTGTGAGCTGGCGCCCGCCCCACGGCTTCACAGAGCCTGGCGCCGGGGTGACGGGCTCTGACCTCATGGCCGGGCACTGTGACCTCGGGCCGGGCCCGCTCCCTGGGCAccaccccacagcgccccactGGGACCTTGGGCCGGCCCCGCTCCTTGGACACCGCCCCACAGtgccccacggggacctcgggccgggccccgctccctgggcaccgccccacagcgccccacggggacctcgggtCGGGTCCCGctccctgggcaccgccccacagcgccccacggggacctcgggtcgggccccgctccctgggcaccgccccaGAGCGCCCCACTGGGACCTTGGGCTGGGACCCGCTCCCTGGTCACCGacccacagcgccccacggggaccttgggccagccccgctgcctgggcaccaccccacagcgccccactGGGACCTTGGGCCAGCCCCGCTCCTTGGacaccgccccacagcgccccacggggacctcgggccggtCCCGCtgcctgggcaccgccccacagcgccccacggggacctcgggcctGGCCCCGCTtcctgggcaccgccccacagcgccccacggggacctcgggcctggccccgctccctgggcacagccccacagcgccccacggggacctcgggccggccccgctgcctgggcaccgccccacagcgccccacggggacctcgggccggtCCCGCtgcctgggcaccgccccacggggacctcgggccggccccgctgcctgggcaccgccccacagtgacccacggggacctcgggccggtcctgctgcctgggcaccgccccacggggacctcgggccggccccgctccctgggcaccgccccacagcgccccatggggacctcgggccggccctgctgcctgggcaccgccccacagcgccccatgGGGAGCTTGGGCCAGGACCCGctccctgggcaccgccccacagcgccccacggggacctcgggccaGCTCCGctccctgggcaccgccccacagcgccccatggggacctcgggccggccctgctgcctgggcaccgccccacagcgccccatgGGGAGCTTGGGCCAGGACCCGctccctgggcaccgccccacagcgccccacggggacctcgggccaGCTCCGCTCCttgggcaccgccccacagcgccccacggggacctcgggcctggccccgctccctgggcaccgccccacagcgccccacggggacctcgggccgggcccgctccctgggcaccgccccacagcgccccacggggacctcgggccgggACCCGCTCCCTGGGcactgccccacagcgccccacggggacctcgggccgggccccgctccctgggcaccgccccacagcgccccacggggacctcgggccggccccgcttcctgggcaccgccccacagcgccccacggggacctcgggccgggcctgctccctgggcaccaccccacagcgccccacggggacctcgggccggccccgcttcctgggcaccgccccacagcgccccacggggacctcgggccgggacccgctccctgggcaccgccccacagcgccccacggggacctcgggccggccccgctccctgggcaccgccccacagcgccccacggggacctcgggccggccccgctccctgggcaccgccccacagcgccccacggggtCCTCGGGCCggccccgctccctgggcaccgccccacagcgccccacggggacctcgggcctggccccgctccctgggcaccgccccacagcgccccacggggacctcgggccggccccgcttcctgggcaccgccccacagcgccccacggggacctcgggccggacctgctccctgggcaccaccccacagcgccccactGGGACCTTGGGCCGGCCCCGCTCCTTGGACACCGCCCCACAGtgccccacggggacctcgggccgggccccgctccctgggcaccgccccacagcgccccacggggacctcgggtcgggccccgctccctgggcaccgccccacagcgccccacggggacctcgggtcgggccccgctccctgggcaccgccccaGAGCGCCCCACTGGGACCTTGGGCTGGGACCCGCTCCCTGGGCACCGacccacagcgccccacggggaccttgggccagccccgctgcctgggcaccaccccacagcgccccactGGGACCTTGGGCCAGCCCCGCTCCTTGGacaccgccccacagcgccccacggggacctcgggcgggtcccgctgcctgggcaccgccccacagcgccccacggggacctcgggcctGGCCCCGCTtcctgggcaccgccccacagcgccccacggggacctcgggcctggccccgctccctgggcaccgccccacagcgccccacggggacctcgggccggccccgctgcctgggcaccgccccacagcgccccacggggacctcgggccggtCCCGCtgcctgggcaccgccccacggggacctcgggccggccccgctgcctgggcaccgccccacagtgacccacggggacctcgggccggtcctgctgcctgggcaccgccccacggggacctcgggccggccccgctccctgggcaccgccccacagcgccccat from Natator depressus isolate rNatDep1 chromosome 28, rNatDep2.hap1, whole genome shotgun sequence includes these protein-coding regions:
- the PCOLCE gene encoding LOW QUALITY PROTEIN: procollagen C-endopeptidase enhancer 1 (The sequence of the model RefSeq protein was modified relative to this genomic sequence to represent the inferred CDS: inserted 2 bases in 1 codon; deleted 2 bases in 1 codon), which produces MSPARSPLLLLPLLWGCAMGQSDPNPAPAPAPNATRPVFLCGGEHVGDSGYIASEGFPNHYPPSKTCTWTITVPEGQVVMLSFRVFDLEPDPGCRYDSLEVFNGPSAGAQSLGRFCGTFRPGALLSTGRHMLLRMVTDEGTGGRGFLVWFSAGLPHVNGRPRGRQKWGANHIDSRLAWEPWHYWDEHQFCGGKLEKPQGSLKTPNWPESNYPAGISCSWHIIAPPGQVVELTFGKFDVEDDTYCRYDYVAVFHGGATDDSRRVGKFCGDRAPGPIYSEGNELLVQFVSDLSVTADGFAASYTVKSPAEAADKAPKPAPGIFPGSKPGQAGTKPAPKPKPEPKPTTRAPPEAEPPSAQTPAKLQCPQKCRRSGSLQGHFCANDFVITGTVKTAVRGAGNRVTATISLLNTYKAGALSLQAEKGATLRLEVPCRQCPALKKGSSYIFMGRWTARGSVXMLPESFVVPYRPQQHQVLTTLSKRPCGGGPKRNA
- the FBXO24 gene encoding LOW QUALITY PROTEIN: F-box only protein 24 (The sequence of the model RefSeq protein was modified relative to this genomic sequence to represent the inferred CDS: inserted 2 bases in 2 codons; deleted 1 base in 1 codon), which produces MGDRRSARRLQCRRLQRGSRLSGGDEAVGAKRPRCSQGVWAAEGRTDPGGSAPIQRLPPELLDHIVSFLPVRDAVALGQTCRYLRQACDSEGVWRRVCRRLCPRLRQEGTAGARPWKRAAILNYTKGLYFQTFGGRRRYLSKSVAPLLAHGYRKFLPTKEHVFVLDHGGTLFFLRNALVSSAPGHLQWKRACRYVVLCRSAKDFTTDPRSDAGYRKYVYVLAAREAAPGAGRACDCVEVYLQSSGQRVFKMTFHAAMRFRQLVLVGQETERXLLLLTEEGKIYSLLVNETQLDQPRSYTVQLALRKVSRCLPHLAVRAMTSNQSSAAFLTDKGAVYFEVHTPGVYRDLFGTLHAFDPLDLQMPLALALPAKVLSCALGYNHLGLLDEFGRLFMQGSNRFGQLGTGDKIDRGEPTLVHELKCPLDIWCGLNHSLALLQSRELGQAVLGCGCGAGGRLPGWHKGSATFVKLQVKVPLCASSLCSTRECLYLLSSHDIEGGPVYRELPPSXGAPPLESPGAQACEQYLSQLQGCPTLAGRLAKVKEAVGALPLPPCQKDFLWEALELIRRSARPRSPPPAASPGSRPRPAPANGAPKFPPIMDHD